A window of Limosilactobacillus sp. WILCCON 0051 genomic DNA:
GAAATATGATGATCTGCGCGAGTTCAAGCTGCAAAAAGAGCCCACGCCTTACAAAGTGATCTCCTATGGTCATATCAATCTGCAGAACCCCCATGATCCAGCCATCACTGAACCGCTCTATCCAAATGAGTTCGTGGACCTTACCTTACCGCTGCAGCCCGTTTTCCATCGACTGTTAAGGGGCCATCAATTGCGGCTGGTAATCTGTGGTACCGACTATGAAATGACTCTGCGCGGTAATGAAAAGATCAATTATCAGATCATGACCGAAAATTCAGCCCTATTTTTACCTGATTTTGAAAAATTATGATGGTTTTTCTGTCAGATTTGCCAAAGCGGCAGTGTTTTTGGTTTACGTTATCTAATAAAAAACGTAAAATAGTCTTTAATTATGCCTATCCATCCCGTGACTTTAGTCATGGGATGGATAGGCTCACTCAACGTCCATTTGGACACTTTTTCTTTTGGAGTGCATTATATTTTTGATTGTTGATATAGTTTTCTACTACATCTTTACTCATATTACCAAGCGTACTCATATAGTAGCTAGGAGACCATAAATGACCACCCCAATATTGTGATTGTCGAATTTCTGGATGTCGTTTGAGAAAGATGAATGCACTACGTCCCTTTAGTGCTTTGATAGCGCTGGTTGGAGCCTTGCTAGGTGGAAAACTGATCAGTACATGAACATGATCTGGCATTACTTCCATCTTTTCGATTACAATTTCGTTATCTTTTGCAACCATTCGCAATATGTCTTTCATTTCGTCTACCAGTTCCTTAGTTGAAAAAGTCTGGTGGCGATACTTAGTTACCCAGATTAAATGGTAATGGAAATTATAGATATAACGGCGAGTATAAATAGCGTCTTGAATCTTTTCTTTTGCCATTAAGAACACCTCAATTGTTATAGTCATTGGCTGATGATATAATATAATTATACCAATAAAGGAGGTGAAATAAAATGAAGTCAATGGCACAATTGGAATACCATTATGGATTGAGGGTTCGCATCTATCCGAGTGATTACCAGAAACAAATAATCAAGGTTAACAGCGATGCCAGTCGTTTCGTCTATAATGAGATGGTTGCGATCGGTAAAGAGCTCTGGCAATTAAAACGAGTAAAACTGTCGATTGATACGGTTCAAGATCGGATCCAACAGCTAAAGCTTCGTCAAAACGCTAAGCAGATGTCAAATCATTTCCAGTTTTTAGAAGATAAGCGTATTGACAGTCTTGCTAAGGCTAATGCAATTCAAAACTATCACAAGGCTTGGAACGCTTTTCGCAAGGTTCATGAAGCCGGTGTGCCAAAATTTCATCGTAAAAGCTATGCCTGGCGATACCAGACCAACTGTCAATATCCAAAACAAAAGACGGCCCGGCTAGACAACGGTACCGTCTGCTTTGAAGACCGCAAACATATTGTGGTGCCTAAACTAGGACGTTTGCGGATCAAAGGCGCTCAGCAGCGACTATTGGATCGTCAAGGCGAAACACGCATTGGTACGGTGACCATTTCCAAAGATGCTGCCGATCGATTCTTTTTGTCGCTGCAATTAGGTTCCGATACACCGTTTGTTCCTAAGCTTAGCCGCACTAATCGGCAAATTGGCATTGACCTAAACACAGAAAACTTTCTGACTGCCAGTGATGGTCGAACCATCGCTAACCCACGCTACTATCGAACAATCAAGGGAAAATTAGCTAAAGCACAGCGCACTCTTTCACGCCGCCAGCGCCGGGCTAAAAAAGAGCAGCGTTCTTTGCGAGAAAGCAAAAACTACCAGAAGCAGCGTTTGTTAGTCGCTAAGATACATGCACGAGTATTTGACCGCCGCCATGATTTTCTCCAACGCACGTCTACAGCACTGATCAAGAACCAAGATCTCGTTGTAGCCGAAGAATTGAGGAGTAAGAATCTGCTAAAAAATCATGCCTTGGCAATGAGCATCAGTGATGTTGGCTGGCGGTCTTTCTTGGGGATGTTGTCATACAAAGCCGACCTTTATGACCGTCGATTTATCACGGTCAGCCCTAAAAACACGACCCAAACCTGTCATGACTGTGGTTTTGTAATGGGGAGTGACGGAACCGAAAAGCTGACCCTGGCAGATCGTGAATGGATATGTCCAAAGTGCCATGTTCATCATATCCGCGATTACAATGCAGCACTGAATATTTTAGAAAAAGGACTCCAGAAACAACAAAAAGCCTAGTCAAAAAGCTAGGCTCATTCCTATGGCAACCTGGGAATGTAAAAGGCATTGGTAATTAGATGATCACTGCTCAAGCAACTGTGGCTGTTTGAGTAAATCGTCCGTATCTATGCAAATTGTGGTTCGGATACTCAATACTGGGGTGTTTGCCCACAAGCCATCGACTTTAGCCGATGGTGGTTGATACCATTTATTTAGCGTTTATATTTGAGAGAATGGGAGTTGACGATTTTGAAACAAGGTACAACGATTTTAACCCTTGATAACGGTTATCATTTATGGACCAACACACAAGGCGAAGGTGACATTCATCTGCTTGCACTGCATGGTGGTCCTGGCGGCAATCATGAATACTGGGAAGATGCCGCCGATCAATTAAAAAAGC
This region includes:
- a CDS encoding transposase, coding for MKSMAQLEYHYGLRVRIYPSDYQKQIIKVNSDASRFVYNEMVAIGKELWQLKRVKLSIDTVQDRIQQLKLRQNAKQMSNHFQFLEDKRIDSLAKANAIQNYHKAWNAFRKVHEAGVPKFHRKSYAWRYQTNCQYPKQKTARLDNGTVCFEDRKHIVVPKLGRLRIKGAQQRLLDRQGETRIGTVTISKDAADRFFLSLQLGSDTPFVPKLSRTNRQIGIDLNTENFLTASDGRTIANPRYYRTIKGKLAKAQRTLSRRQRRAKKEQRSLRESKNYQKQRLLVAKIHARVFDRRHDFLQRTSTALIKNQDLVVAEELRSKNLLKNHALAMSISDVGWRSFLGMLSYKADLYDRRFITVSPKNTTQTCHDCGFVMGSDGTEKLTLADREWICPKCHVHHIRDYNAALNILEKGLQKQQKA
- the tnpA gene encoding IS200/IS605 family transposase → MAKEKIQDAIYTRRYIYNFHYHLIWVTKYRHQTFSTKELVDEMKDILRMVAKDNEIVIEKMEVMPDHVHVLISFPPSKAPTSAIKALKGRSAFIFLKRHPEIRQSQYWGGHLWSPSYYMSTLGNMSKDVVENYINNQKYNALQKKKCPNGR